In a single window of the Procambarus clarkii isolate CNS0578487 chromosome 51, FALCON_Pclarkii_2.0, whole genome shotgun sequence genome:
- the LOC123774533 gene encoding collagen alpha chain-like, whose amino-acid sequence MFASYLAREGSEGHLAREGSEGHLAREGSEGHLAREGSEGHLAREGSEGHLAREGSEGHLARAGSEGHLAREGSEGHLARAGSEGHLAREGSEGHLAREGSEGHLAREGSEGHLARAGSEGHLAREGSEGHLARAGSEGHLARAGSEGHLAREGSEGHLAREGSEGHLAREGSEGHLARAGSEGHLAREGSEGHLAKEGSEGHLAREGSEGHLAREGSEGHLAREGSEGHLAREGSEGHLAREGSEGHLAREGSEGHLAREGSEGHSARNGSEGHLARDGSEGHLAREGSEGHLARAGSEGHLARAGSEGHSAREGSEGHLARAGSEGHLAREGSEGHLAREGSEGHLAREGSEGHLAAGDGTACCLSAHWPR is encoded by the coding sequence ATGTTTGCCAGTTACTTGGCCAGGGAGGGCTCTGAGGGCCACTTGGCCAGGGAGGGCTCTGAGGGCCACTTGGCCAGGGAGGGCTCTGAGGGTCACTTGGCCAGGGAGGGCTCTGAGGGCCACTTGGCCAGGGAGGGCTCTGAGGGTCACTTGGCCAGGGAGGGCTCTGAGGGCCACTTGGCCAGGGCGGGCTCTGAGGGCCACTTGGCCAGGGAGGGCTCTGAGGGCCACTTGGCCAGGGCGGGCTCTGAGGGCCACTTGGCCAGGGAGGGCTCTGAGGGCCACTTGGCCAGGGAGGGCTCTGAGGGCCACTTGGCCAGGGAGGGCTCTGAGGGCCACTTGGCCAGGGCGGGCTCTGAGGGTCACTTGGCCAGGGAGGGCTCTGAGGGCCACTTGGCCAGGGCGGGCTCTGAGGGCCACTTGGCCAGGGCGGGCTCTGAGGGCCACTTGGCCAGGGAGGGCTCTGAGGGCCACTTGGCCAGGGAGGGCTCTGAGGGCCACTTGGCCAGGGAGGGCTCTGAGGGCCACTTGGCCAGGGCGGGCTCTGAGGGCCACTTGGCCAGGGAGGGCTCTGAGGGCCACTTGGCCAAGGAGGGCTCTGAGGGTCACTTGGCCAGGGAGGGCTCTGAGGGCCACTTGGCCAGGGAGGGCTCTGAGGGCCACTTGGCCAGGGAGGGCTCTGAGGGTCACTTGGCCAGGGAGGGCTCTGAGGGCCACTTGGCCAGGGAGGGCTCTGAGGGTCACTTGGCCAGGGAGGGCTCTGAGGGTCACTTGGCCAGGGAGGGCTCTGAGGGCCACTCGGCCAGGAACGGCTCTGAGGGTCACTTGGCCAGGGACGGCTCTGAGGGTCACTTGGCCAGGGAGGGCTCTGAGGGCCACTTGGCCAGGGCGGGCTCTGAGGGCCACTTGGCCAGGGCGGGCTCTGAGGGCCACTCGGCCAGGGAGGGCAGTGAGGGCCACTTGGCCAGGGCGGGCTCTGAGGGCCACTTGGCCAGGGAGGGCTCTGAGGGCCACTTGGCCAGGGAGGGCTCTGAGGGTCACTTGGCCAGGGAGGGCAGTGAGGGCCACTTGGCCGCCGGGGATGGCACTGCGTGCTGCTTGTCCGCTCACTGGCCCAGGTGA